AGAGTAGAGAGAGTTTTACATTAATGTTGTAAAAAATAGAGTTTTACATTAATATTTACtcataagattaaaaaataaaaaagtagattCCACTTCACTCTATCTCTACTTTTAAATAAGTCGGAATAAATTTTGTAAGCACACAAATATTcaccaataaaaaataaaaaaacttctcatatataataataaaaagatattttttatttataatattaaaaacataattttttaaatacaaaaaaattttaaaaatataaataatagtttttattttgtttttattgttaaaattttgttaaatataataaaaaataaaaagtatttttttttataatttattgatacttaaataaatttttcgTATTATTAGTTGATTTTGATGATTTATTTTAGTGTAAATCTAAAATTTGTTAGCACTTaagtaaatatataaaagaaaaaaaaaggagaaaaaatatAAGTTGGCACGTGTTAAAAGTGTGAGATAAAGAAGTAGGTAGATTCGGTCCCTCGGTAATGGTGGTGGATGTCGAACACGTGTTTCATTAGGTGTCATCTTGTCTTTCTCTATGTCTTGAATCTTTCCCAATTTTCGGACCCTTCTCcattctctattttctttttctttttctttttctttttttattggcttgtaaaagaagaagagccTTGCAAGCAACGAATAAATAAACCCATTGACTCAACTGAATCTTTCTAATTAAAATACCTCACTGAACTTTCCCAGTTTTTCCGGAACGAGAAGAAGATTCTCATGCTACCTTCTTCATTAAATTAAAAGGTACAACTACTACTACTGTTactaatttattgtttttcgttTTCAATTTTCTACTATTTAAAGCTTTTAATAGCAGCTGAGATAGTCTCTTTCACTAGAAttataattaagtttaattaaatatgtatGCAGTTAAAGTTGAAATCTTTATATGATGATCACAAAAGTTTTTGATGAATTTCTACTGAGTTCACTTGCTATGGCTTGTTAGTGCAGATTTGAGCTTTTGGGTATGGAAGTTCTCTGTTATGGTTCCACACCATGCTGCCAAGTGGTGCAGACAAAGTGGAAATTGGTTGAAAAGAGCTTCAATTCACGCCAATCAAGGTTTCCAAGCTTTGTAAATCATGGAATTTCTTGTTCCAACACCGTACCTAGAAGTGATTCCATGAGATTTCATGATAGGTCACTAAGTGTTCCAGAAGAGTCCAGAAGATTGAAGAGTTTCAGGGTTTATAGTGGAACTTCTGATGGCTATGTGATTGGTAGTGAAGATGCAATTGCAGGGATTGATGAACAGGCTGCTTCTAAGATTCTAGTTCCAGGGTTACCAGATGGTTCAAATGGTGAATTTGGTGCTCCTATAAGTAGTTGTTTCTGGCAATGGAAACCTAAACTTAATGTACACTATGAGAAAGCTGGTTGTGAAAACATTGGTTCACCaaatgttctttttcttcctggTTTTGGTGTTGGTTCTTTCCATTATGAGAAACAGCTTAAGGATTTGGGGCGTGATAATAAAGTGTGGGCATTGGATTTTCTAGGCCAAGGAATGTCCCTTGCTTTTGAAGACCCTGCCCCTAAGATTAAGGAAGGTGAAAGGGATATGGATAGGGATAGTACTTCTTCATGGGGTTTTGGAGAAGAAGCTGAACCTTGGGCAACTAAGCTTGTTTACTCTGCTGATTTGTGGCAAGATCAAGTTAGATACTTCATTGAAGAGGTAAATGACATTGTCTTAGATTGGTTGCAACAACTTACTTTGAAAATTTATTGATTCTTAGTGGAATGACTGTGTTTTCGGTTTTCTGCAGGTGATCCGGGAGCCTGTTTATATTGTGGGGAACTCACTAGGAGGATATGTTGCATTGTATTTCGCAGCACGAAACCCTCATTTGGTGAAGGGTGTCACATTGCTTAATGCAACACCTTTTTGGGGGTTTCTTCCTAATCCAATCAAGAATCCACGGATAGCGAAATTGTTTCCATGGGCAGGAACATTTCCTTTACCTTCTAGTATAAGGAGGTTCACAGAATTGGTGTAAGTTTCATTCAATGTTATTCATTTGTCTCTTTGAAAAGGCATGTTTCTTATAAAACGTTCTGTTTTGACCTTTAGGTGGGAGAAAATTAGTGACCCTGCAAGCATTGCTCAGGTGCTTAATCAGGTTTATGCAGATCATTCGACAAATGTAGATAATGTGTTTTCGCGCATAATTGAAACCACAAGGCACCCTGCTGCCGCAGCATCGTTTGCTTCAATCATGTTTGCTCCTCAGGCTGAAATATCTTTTGCTGAAGCTTTATCTAGGTAGCAGAATACTAAAACAATTATAGCATTAAGAATTTGAATACTGCTGTGGCTATGGATATgcatttatgatttatggttcaAACCTTGAGGATTTTGAGTGTTGTTTGCAATGTAGATGTAGAGAAAACGATGTGCCGATATGCCTGATGTATGGGAAAGAAGATCCATGGGTGAAGCCAATATGGGGAGTGCAAGTGAAGAAACAAGTGCCTGAAGCTCCATACTATCAGATCAGCCCCGCCGGTCACTGCCCTCATGATGAAGTCCCTGAGGTATGCAACTAGCATCCCTTCCTCATTTTCTAGTTCCATGTGACTGTTATGGCAAATGCTTAAAAGTGCATCCCCAAGGGTGCAATGTAAACCGTCTAACCTAATAATTAGATTCCACAGCTTGAATCCGTAGCTTTGAGGTCACAGAGAGACAACTCAACCCTTCTCCAACGCTCCCCTTCATGGCAAATGCTTGACATACACaaatagattaaaataaaagagaggTTAAGAGAGTAAAAAGCATTGCTAGAATTTTGCTTTCACAAAAATGTCTCATGTTTATTGACACTTTCAACATGAATTCAGTCAGTTACACCAACCAATGATGGATCCATATTTAAATAGTTGGGGACATGTAAATGTACCTACAATATTTTGCCCTATTATATTGTTAAGTTTGACCCCTACACCAACCTATGAGTAGGTGAGGCTTCTCGACTCGCTTTTTGCGCGGCTCGGTGTCTTACCCTATAAAAACTTTTGATTATTCCTCTATGAGAAGTTTGTTTATTCGATTATTCTGCCATAAAAAGTTTGATTATTCGACTGAGTTAGTGTTATACTACTTGAGTTGATTCTGAAAATTCTTGTCCAAGATTATTATTGTAGCATTGGTCATTCAGATCATATCATTGTGTGCAGGTGATAAATTTCTTACTAAGGGGTTGGATCAGACACCTTGAGTCCAGTGGCTCTCTCTCATTGCCACTGCTTGATGAGCTAGACAGCAAGAAACATACTAATGCCATTGCTAGGGAATTGGAATATATCAGAGAAGGTTCAAAAAAATCAGTGATGGTAAGATATTTTGGGTCCACGGTTTCCTTGTGGGACAGGCTAATATCTTACATCAATTCAGGCTCCAAGTTAAGGAATTTGGCAGCCAAGTCACAACAATGATGTATGATCAATTATGCCCTCttgataagataagaaaaaaattgtatattttgTGTATAAAGAAAATGAATCAACTGCCATTCACTTATTGTAGAATCAGTTTGCTATTGTATGGCATAGCACACTATAGTGATTAGAGTGATTTAGTCTAAAATGGTTTACGGGTTCATACATAATCGTAGAACTATGAAGCAACAACATTGCACACGACATTAATTTGCTAGTAATTAGTATATggtttaaaacaataaaaatggaATCCTTTATTGGAGAACGTCtatcaatttatattaaaataatttctaatataagaaattgttttaatttgataaactggctcaaaaaataattttaatttgataaaatgatttaaaaacattttaaatatcaaatttggatttttcttaaatcttttaaaaaatagctCTTGATAATTTTATGCCAagtgttttttcttttatatgtatttttaaatattctaaaaaaataagattttttttttctaaaggcagtcatttactttatttcaccaataaaagaaaaggaaggtATTGTCCCAATTGAAGGACATAACCGTAAAAACATAAGAAAGGGGTTCTCCCAAAAGTTTCACTTCACGCGCAGGTGAGTAAACGAACAGTAAGCCACTAAATGGAAAAGGGGAAGAGAAACTAATCTATTCTTGAGGGGCGCAGGGGGCGGACAAGAATTTCTTGGTGAGCTCTAATAACGCTAGTGGCAATCTCTTCCGGAGGGGTAGCACCAGCACCTTGCTCAAACACTCTTCAGTTCCGCTCAAACACTCTTCGGTTCCGGTCTTTCCATATATGCCACAATAAAATTGCTACAAGAAGAACCTTGCTACTCCCATTTGGTTGCTTATCCAGGAGGCTTGTTGTTGAACTCCACCAATCGAAGAAGGTGGTTGAGTTAGAGAAAGGTACACATGCTTCCATTTCTATCTTCCTCCATGTTAATTTTGCATTTTGACATAGAAATAGGCAGTGAGTTATTGTTTCGCTCTCTTCTTGACACAGTGGACATGTTGCAGGCGTATTGGGGAATCTCTGATGGATCAGTTGCATGACTGGAATTCTTCCGTGAAGACATTTCCAAAGAAAAATTGTAATCTTCTGGGGTGTGAGCAGGTTCCATAGCTGGGCCCAAATTCCTCTTTGTTGCATATAAGCTGGGCATAGATCAATTGGTTCATGAAAGAACAGGTAAGAAATTCGGTATCCGGATGCAACGTCGTAGCATTTGGAGTTATTAAATAGCCACTGAACTTTGTCTGGTCCTTCTCCTGGGGATATTGTTAGAATTTGTTGTGCTACCTCAGTGGGAAAGACCTCGGAGACAAGCCTTTGGTTCCATTCTTTATTTTCAGAGAAAAGGTCTTTGACTAGTGTCATTTGATTTGATGTTTGGCTGGAATTGATGTCGCAGGAAACTCTATATGGGAAGGTTGAAGGAAGCCAGGGGTCTCTAAAGATCCGAATGGACTCGCCGTCCCCACTTTCCAGATTGTGCCTTTTTCTGTCACACTCCGTCCGTGGAGAAGACTCTGCCATCCCCAGGAAGGTAATACTCCTCTATCTGCACTTAGTAAATCCCCATACCTGTAATACCTGCCCTTTAAAATTCTGGCTAGGAGAGAGTTAGGATGGGTTATGAGTCTCCAACATTGCTTGCCTAGCAAAGCTAGATTATGTGCTCGCAGGTCTTTCACTCCCAAACCTCCCTCGCTCTTCGGCCTTGTCATCTTATCCCAGCTAATCCAGACCATGCGTCTTTCCTCTCCATGCTGTCCCCACCAAAATTGAGTCAAGATACTATGAATGTCCTTCAGCAACGTATCTGGGAGCCTAAAACAAGATAAGGTATAGATGGGTACTGCTTCCCCTATTGCCCGAATCAAAATCTGACGACCTCCACTTGACAGTAAACTTTTTTTCCAGCCTTGCACCTTCTTGAATACCCTGTCTTTAATGGCACTGAAGGTGGATCGTTTTGATCTATTTATTACTGAAGGGAGCCCCAAGTACTTGTCTTGTGCTCCAATATGAGTAATGTTCATGCTTGTTGCCAGGAGTTCCCGAGTAGCATCTGGAGTATTGTTACTAAAGAAAATGGCTGACTTAGATAGATTAATCTTCTGTCCGCTAAAACTTTCATATGACTCCAAAAGCTCTAGGATTCTATCACAACCTTCCTCTGAGGCcttgcaaaataaaattgagtcGTCAGCAAATAACAAGTGACTAACTGTAGGACATCTTCATGTTACCTGAATACCGTGAATTAAACCGTTTTGCTCTGCCTTGTGTAGCAGGAAGGATAGACCTTCcgcacaaaaaagaaaaagatatggtGATAGAGGATCTCCTTGTCGGATCCCTCTATTTGGTTTGAAAAAACCAAAAGGTTGGCCTTCCACAACAACAGAATAAGAAACTGTGGTAACTAATTCTCGGATCCAGCTAATCCATCACATGCCAAATCCCAGTTTTTCCATTATGTACCAAAGAAATTTCCATTCgaccctatcatacgctttaCTCATATCAAGCTTAATAGCCATTTCATGATTCAGCCCCCGTTTCCTAGTTTTAAGATAGTGCATGCATTCATGAGCAATTAAGATGTTATCAGAGATCAACCGTCCCTTCAGAAAAGCGCTCTGATTAGGGCCTATTAACTTATTCATACAACTTTGTAATCTATGCACCAACACCTTAGAGATAATTTTGTACATTGTTGTAGATAAGCTAATGGGTCTAACCTGGGACATGTTGCTAGCGTCAGGAACTTTCGGTATTAGGCAAATATTTGTATGATTAAAGCTTTTTAATATTCTCCCGCCTCCAAAGAAACTTTTAACGGCTCGTGTTACATCCTCCTTTACAATGTCCCAATAGAACTGAAAGAATTTTGCTGTCATTCCGTCATCTCCTGGGGCGCTTTGAGGATGAACACTGAAGGCAGCCCTCTTAATTTCCTTGTCTGACACTGGTTTTTGTAGCCTCTGATTCATGAGAGATGTAACCTTAGGCTCAAAGTCAGCAAGAAAAGGCTCCGGATCTGCTTGATTGGTAGATGAAAAAATGCCTGTAAAATATTCCTCAGCCACTCTTGCAATGTCAGCTTGAGAGGATACTACTTTCCCGTTTCCGTTCACTAGTCGCCAGATTTTATTCCCCATTGTATGCATTTTGAACTTCCTATGAAAGAAGGCAGTGTTCCTGTCCCCTTCCTTAAGCCACTTAACCCGGGACTTCTCCTTCCAATACAATTCTTCATTTAGGTATGCCTTTTCAAGCTTCGATTCGACCTCGTGGATCTCAGTTCCACCGCAGATCCCTGCTGCCCTTATTTCCTCCAGTCGGGCCTTAAGTGTTTCAATTTCCTTTTTTGAATTTGACCGGTTACTTTGTTGCCACTGCACAAGCTTGTAGCGGCACAACTTTAATTTTTGAGCGATGATATACATCGGAGAACCTTCAAATGAAGAGGCCCAGGCTTCTCTAACAATATTCCTTATCTCCTctataccacaccacctctctTGGAACTTAAATCTTTTTTTTGNNNNNNNNNNNNNNNNNNNNNNNNNNNNNNNNNNNNNNNNNNNNNNNNNNNNNNNNNNNNNNNNNNNNNNNNNNNNNNNNNNNNNNNNNNNNNNNNNNNNNNNNNNNNNNNNNNNNNNNNNNNNNNNNNNNNNNNNNNNNNNNNNNNNNNNNNNNNNNNNNNNNNNNNNNNNNNNNNNNNNNNNNNNNNNNNNNNNNNNNNNNNNNNNNNNNNNNNNNNNNNNNNATCATACCTAGATCCACCAAATCATTGTCTCCAATGAATAAATTGAAAGCTGTCATAgatgataaataaatacataaattatttgctattttataaaaagaaagtaattattttatcaaaataaattactggattaaaatataattttctccccgaaaaaatgagaatttattcaaataaaaaaatgagaatccACTTTAAAGGTTTCTATTTAAAAAGTTGGAAGTAGTTGTCTTCAACGGTTGGGAGAAAAAGCATCAAAGAACTACTATGAAGGATACGCAATGTAATGGAGAGTAGAGAATGAGAACGATATCGGGGGCGTTTCGCTCGATCAAACGCCCAAATCTAAACCCTAATTTATCCAAATCCTCATCATCTACTGCTTCCACATCGCACCTGAATTTCAATTCCGAACCAAAATCGGAGTCTTGGTGCGTTTATCTGATCCTCTCCACCAACCACCCAATCAAAACCTACGTTGGGGTCACAACCAATTTCCCTCGCCGGTAACTCCAATTTCACCTTCTACTGAGCTGCATCGTTATAGATGTAGCTCCCAAATTCTATTTACGTGTAATTGGATTCTGATCCGTTCACCTGGGACCTCAAAGTTTtgctttttataatttttatcccTCAATCATActtgtatttttgaaattgatcaTGCTATGTAACAGAGATTAGTGTTGGAGCCTGGGGTTAGATTTGATATCAAGGAAACTCAATATACTCATGTTGTAAAGTTGTATTATGCTATGAAAATTTCAATGCCTCTCTGTATTGTATACAATGAATTCAGATTTTTATGATATTGGTATGGTAAAAGTACTATGCTTTGGTTTAGAATACTTAATTTTCAGTCAGACTAAAGCTGCATAAATTGTTACTTTCCTATTTGCCATTGACTTGCTCTTgcattttgatttaaattttgttcttttcaTGAAGTTGTTTCTGTTATTGCCCTTTATTTTGTAATGCTGTTGTCTGCAACTTGCCATGGAGTTGAGGGAGTAGATATTTAATTTGTGCTTATCTTAATTGGTGTAGATTGAAGCAGCATAACGGCAAGCTTAAGGGTGGTGCAAAAGCATCCCGTGCTGGAAGGCCATGGATTTGTGCATGCCTCATTTGTGGTTTTGCAGACCGGAGCGAAGGTATATTATATACATTTGTACTTTTCATGTGCTTTTTTTTATACCAGTTGCCAAGACACTGCATGATTGTTTTTTCATGGTTATAACTTTAAGCCCAACACATTTCCGGAGTAAGCTAATTGATAAATTGTTGAAAGATGTTGCAAGTTTCTGCCACTATTGGC
The genomic region above belongs to Arachis duranensis cultivar V14167 chromosome 3, aradu.V14167.gnm2.J7QH, whole genome shotgun sequence and contains:
- the LOC107477475 gene encoding pheophytinase, chloroplastic, which encodes MEVLCYGSTPCCQVVQTKWKLVEKSFNSRQSRFPSFVNHGISCSNTVPRSDSMRFHDRSLSVPEESRRLKSFRVYSGTSDGYVIGSEDAIAGIDEQAASKILVPGLPDGSNGEFGAPISSCFWQWKPKLNVHYEKAGCENIGSPNVLFLPGFGVGSFHYEKQLKDLGRDNKVWALDFLGQGMSLAFEDPAPKIKEGERDMDRDSTSSWGFGEEAEPWATKLVYSADLWQDQVRYFIEEVIREPVYIVGNSLGGYVALYFAARNPHLVKGVTLLNATPFWGFLPNPIKNPRIAKLFPWAGTFPLPSSIRRFTELVWEKISDPASIAQVLNQVYADHSTNVDNVFSRIIETTRHPAAAASFASIMFAPQAEISFAEALSRCRENDVPICLMYGKEDPWVKPIWGVQVKKQVPEAPYYQISPAGHCPHDEVPEVINFLLRGWIRHLESSGSLSLPLLDELDSKKHTNAIARELEYIREGSKKSVMVRYFGSTVSLWDRLISYINSGSKLRNLAAKSQQ
- the LOC107477474 gene encoding structure-specific endonuclease subunit slx1, giving the protein MRTISGAFRSIKRPNLNPNLSKSSSSTASTSHLNFNSEPKSESWCVYLILSTNHPIKTYVGVTTNFPRRLKQHNGKLKGGAKASRAGRPWICACLICGFADRSEACVFESKWKDFSRKSPRKSKGGSSSKQIEDPSRPLLQHRQAALNRVKSSLDCSHLEINWHLDPS